In Populus alba chromosome 1, ASM523922v2, whole genome shotgun sequence, a single window of DNA contains:
- the LOC118037407 gene encoding beta-glucosidase 18 isoform X1, with product MQVKRLQFLFLSFLLLLKNPSLAQNLNDDGQDVKRSHFPDGFFFGTSTSSYQVEGAYIEDGKGLNNWDVFSHIPGNIKNNDNGDIADNHYYRFLEDIELMSSLGTNAYRFSISWARILPRGKFGQVNPRGIMFYNKLIDNLLERGMEPFVTIHHHDIPQELVDRYGGWLSPLMQEDFVYFAEICFKSFGDRIKKWITMNEPNLLVDMSYIRGWYPPAHCSPPFGNCSAGNSDIEPPIAMHNMILGHAKAVKLYREHFQLKQGGSIGIVGCTEYFEPLRNNELDRQAVSRALAFTNAWLFDAVVFGDYPAEMRLYLGSALPAFSPEETSYVKGSLDFIGMNFYTSLYAKDCIHSACISGGDRPIQGFVYTTGERDGEPIGGRCGNPRFFVVPEGMEKIVNYMKERYNNMPMFVTENGFSPPQQNDQVEALLQDTNRVDFHKSYLAALARAIRNGADVRGYFVWSLVDNFEWIDGYSQRYGLYYVDRQTLERVPKLSAKWYKKFLANGSSNHNNEEDFTIRSFRNTNAII from the exons ATGCAAGTCAAACGACTACAGTTTCTGTTCCTGtcctttcttctccttctaAAAAATCCATCTCTTGCTCAAAACTTAAATGATGATGGACAAGATGTTAAAAGATCTCATTTCCCGGATGGCTTCTTCTTCGGAACAAGCACTTCTTCATATCAG GTTGAAGGAGCTTATATTGAAGATGGTAAGGGTCTCAACAACTGGGATGTTTTTAGTCATATCCCAg GAAACATAAAGAACAATGACAACGGAGATATAGCAGACAACCATTATTATCGTTTCTTG GAAGATATTGAGTTAATGAGTTCTCTTGGAACTAATGCATATAGGTTCTCTATTTCATGGGCTAGAATTCTGCCAA GAGGAAAGTTCGGTCAAGTTAATCCAAGAGGAATCATGTTCTATAACAAACTTATAGACAATCTATTGGAAAGGG GAATGGAACCATTTGTGACGATACACCATCACGACATCCCACAAGAGCTCGTGGATAGATACGGAGGATGGCTCAGTCCTCTAATGCA GGAAGACTTTGTATATTTTGCCGAAATTTGTTTCAAGAGCTTTGGGGATAGAATAAAAAAGTGGATAACCATGAATGAGCCAAACCTACTCGTGGACATGTCTTACATAAGGGGATGGTACCCTCCAGCTCACTGTTCACCCCCTTTCGGCAACTGTTCTGCCGGAAATTCTGATATAGAGCCTCCCATTGCCATGCATAACATGATATTGGGACATGCCAAGGCAGTAAAGCTATACCGTGAACATTTTCAG CTGAAACAAGGTGGTTCTATAGGGATTGTTGGATGTACAGAATATTTTGAACCGTTAAGAAACAATGAATTAGATCGGCAAGCTGTGAGTAGGGCCCTGGCCTTCACTAATGCCTG GCTGTTCGATGCTGTAGTATTTGGGGATTACCCTGCTGAAATGCGCCTTTATCTTGGAAGTGCACTGCCAGCATTCTCACCAGAAGAAACTAGCTACGTAAAAGGAAGCTTAGATTTCATTGGTATGAACTTTTACACATCATTATATGCCAAAGATTGCATCCATTCTGCTTGCATCTCAGGCGGGGATCGCCCTATTCAAGGCTTTGTTTACACAACCGGAGAACGGGATGGTGAGCCCATCGGAGGACGA TGTGGGAATCCAAGGTTTTTTGTGGTCCCAGAGGGCATGGAGAAGATTGTCAACTACATGAAAGAGAGATACAATAACATGCCTATGTTTGTGACTGAAAATG GGTTTTCTCCCCCGCAACAAAATGATCAAGTTGAGGCGTTATTGCAAGACACCAACAGAGTCGACTTCCATAAATCCTATCTTGCTGCTTTGGCTAGAGCAATAAG GAATGGAGCAGATGTTCGTGGATATTTCGTGTGGAGCTTGGTAGATAACTTCGAGTGGATAGATGGCTACTCCCAGCGATATGGACTCTATTATGTTGATCGCCAGACACTTGAACGAGTGCCAAAGCTTTCGGCAAAGTGGTATAAAAAATTCCTTGCAAATGGCTCTTCCAATCACAACAATGAAGAAGATTTTACCATAAGATCATTCAGAAATACAAATGCCATAATATGA
- the LOC118037409 gene encoding cocosin 1 yields MDFDLSPRSAQQLFDGEGGSYHTWSSSEFPLLAEEKVAAGRAVLQPRGFALPHYADSSKIGYVLQGSDGIVGMVLPNSSEEVVFRVKKGDVIPVPPGALSWWYNNGDHSEEVVVVFLGETSKAHIPGEFTYFFLSGGQGIMGGFSTEFISRAYKMNEEEADKLAKSQTGILLIKLDPGIRMPHPNMEIGEKMVYNIDAALPDVDVRGGGVFKALTAAGFPFLEEAGLSINRVKLEANAMYSPSYTADGTFQVFYVARGTGRVQVVGIGGKRVLDTKIQAGQLLVVPRFFVVAQIAYSEGMEFVSILPGKSRAVEELASKKSVWNALSPIVSQVALSVTPEFEEFFKSNMQKTTILIPPTNYI; encoded by the exons ATGGATTTCGACTTATCTCCAAGGTCAGCCCAACAGCTATTTGATGGAGAAGGTGGATCTTACCACACCTGGTCAAGTTCTGAGTTTCCGTTGCTAGCAGAGGAAAAGGTTGCTGCAGGAAGAGCTGTCCTTCAGCCTCGTGGTTTTGCTCTTCCCCATTATGCAGATTCCTCTAAAATTGGCTATGTTCTGCAAG GTAGTGACGGAATAGTGGGAATGGTGCTCCCAAACTCGTCAGAAGAGGTGGTGTTTAGAGTCAAGAAAGGAGACGTGATACCAGTGCCTCCTGGAGCGCTGTCTTGGTGGTACAACAATGGAGATCACTCAGAAGAAGTCGTTGTAGTTTTCTTAGGGGAAACTTCCAAGGCACACATTCCTGGCGAATTCACCTACTTCTTCTTAAGTGGAGGCCAAGGTATCATGGGAGGGTTCTCGACAGAATTCATTAGCAGAGCTTATAAGATGAACGAAGAGGAAGCGGACAAGCTTGCCAAAAGCCAGACAGGGATTTTGCTCATTAAGCTAGATCCTGGAATACGCATGCCCCACCCTAACATGGAAATTGGTGAAAAAATGGTGTACAACATTGATGCTGCATTGCCTGACGTTGATGTCAGAGGGGGTGGTGTGTTCAAGGCATTGACAGCAGCTGGATTTCCTTTTCTTGAAGAAGCAGGCTTAAGCATTAACCGTGTGAAATTGGAAGCTAATGCCATGTACTCGCCATCATACACCGCCGACGGCACATTCCAAGTTTTTTATGTTGCTAGAGGCACCGGCCGCGTCCAGGTTGTGGGGATTGGTGGTAAGCGTGTCCTGGACACCAAAATACAGGCTGGTCAATTACTTGTTGTGCCAAGATTCTTCGTGGTTGCTCAGATTGCTTACAGTGAAGGAATGGAGTTTGTTTCCATTCTCCCTGGTAAAAG CCGCGCTGTTGAAGAGTTAGCGAGCAAGAAATCAGTGTGGAATGCTTTATCTCCAATAGTTTCACAAGTTGCTCTCAGTGTGACTCCAGAGTTTGAGGAATTTTTCAAGTCCAATATGCAGAAGACCACTATTCTTATCCCACCTACCAATTACAtctga
- the LOC118037407 gene encoding beta-glucosidase 18 isoform X2 has product MSSLGTNAYRFSISWARILPRGKFGQVNPRGIMFYNKLIDNLLERGMEPFVTIHHHDIPQELVDRYGGWLSPLMQEDFVYFAEICFKSFGDRIKKWITMNEPNLLVDMSYIRGWYPPAHCSPPFGNCSAGNSDIEPPIAMHNMILGHAKAVKLYREHFQLKQGGSIGIVGCTEYFEPLRNNELDRQAVSRALAFTNAWLFDAVVFGDYPAEMRLYLGSALPAFSPEETSYVKGSLDFIGMNFYTSLYAKDCIHSACISGGDRPIQGFVYTTGERDGEPIGGRCGNPRFFVVPEGMEKIVNYMKERYNNMPMFVTENGFSPPQQNDQVEALLQDTNRVDFHKSYLAALARAIRNGADVRGYFVWSLVDNFEWIDGYSQRYGLYYVDRQTLERVPKLSAKWYKKFLANGSSNHNNEEDFTIRSFRNTNAII; this is encoded by the exons ATGAGTTCTCTTGGAACTAATGCATATAGGTTCTCTATTTCATGGGCTAGAATTCTGCCAA GAGGAAAGTTCGGTCAAGTTAATCCAAGAGGAATCATGTTCTATAACAAACTTATAGACAATCTATTGGAAAGGG GAATGGAACCATTTGTGACGATACACCATCACGACATCCCACAAGAGCTCGTGGATAGATACGGAGGATGGCTCAGTCCTCTAATGCA GGAAGACTTTGTATATTTTGCCGAAATTTGTTTCAAGAGCTTTGGGGATAGAATAAAAAAGTGGATAACCATGAATGAGCCAAACCTACTCGTGGACATGTCTTACATAAGGGGATGGTACCCTCCAGCTCACTGTTCACCCCCTTTCGGCAACTGTTCTGCCGGAAATTCTGATATAGAGCCTCCCATTGCCATGCATAACATGATATTGGGACATGCCAAGGCAGTAAAGCTATACCGTGAACATTTTCAG CTGAAACAAGGTGGTTCTATAGGGATTGTTGGATGTACAGAATATTTTGAACCGTTAAGAAACAATGAATTAGATCGGCAAGCTGTGAGTAGGGCCCTGGCCTTCACTAATGCCTG GCTGTTCGATGCTGTAGTATTTGGGGATTACCCTGCTGAAATGCGCCTTTATCTTGGAAGTGCACTGCCAGCATTCTCACCAGAAGAAACTAGCTACGTAAAAGGAAGCTTAGATTTCATTGGTATGAACTTTTACACATCATTATATGCCAAAGATTGCATCCATTCTGCTTGCATCTCAGGCGGGGATCGCCCTATTCAAGGCTTTGTTTACACAACCGGAGAACGGGATGGTGAGCCCATCGGAGGACGA TGTGGGAATCCAAGGTTTTTTGTGGTCCCAGAGGGCATGGAGAAGATTGTCAACTACATGAAAGAGAGATACAATAACATGCCTATGTTTGTGACTGAAAATG GGTTTTCTCCCCCGCAACAAAATGATCAAGTTGAGGCGTTATTGCAAGACACCAACAGAGTCGACTTCCATAAATCCTATCTTGCTGCTTTGGCTAGAGCAATAAG GAATGGAGCAGATGTTCGTGGATATTTCGTGTGGAGCTTGGTAGATAACTTCGAGTGGATAGATGGCTACTCCCAGCGATATGGACTCTATTATGTTGATCGCCAGACACTTGAACGAGTGCCAAAGCTTTCGGCAAAGTGGTATAAAAAATTCCTTGCAAATGGCTCTTCCAATCACAACAATGAAGAAGATTTTACCATAAGATCATTCAGAAATACAAATGCCATAATATGA